DNA from Helicobacteraceae bacterium:
AGCTTATCCAGCGCGTCGCTCGCGTTGCTAATTAACTCGCGCAGAAAAATCTCGCGGTTGGAATATAGCGAGTGAATCATCAGATCAAGCAGTTGATTGACCTCTGTTTGAAAGGCGTATTTTGACATTGTTTGCTCCCGTCGTCATATTTTTGCGCGAATTATACAGAAAACTTGATAAGAAAGGACTAAAGTTAGCTTAGCAACTTAGCGCTTATATTAAAAGAGCGCTAATACAGCCCTTGCGGTTTGGGGGCGAACTTTACCAATCAAGATTAACGGGCGCGAAGCCGAACGCGCGATTGCGGCGATCGCTTGTTGAAAAACAAAGGGCAAAACTTTGGCGCTCCTTTGATATGCTTACAAAAAAACCCGAAGGAGCCAAAATGCTACGCGGATTAGTCGCGTTTTGCGTCGCTTTCGCCGCGCTCTGCGCGCGAACGCCCATTGATTTTACCACGCTTAAACAGAGTTTTATCCAGCGCGTTACGAACGAGCAAAACCAAACGATTACTTTTAGCGGCGCCGTTTGGCTAAAACAGCCCAACTTGGTTAGATACGACTACGTAAAACCTCAAAAAAAGACGGTTACGGCTAGGGGCGATCGGATTTTGATCCTTGAACCCGATCTAGAGCAGGCGACGCGGTTTACAAGCGAGATCGCG
Protein-coding regions in this window:
- a CDS encoding outer-membrane lipoprotein carrier protein LolA, with protein sequence MLRGLVAFCVAFAALCARTPIDFTTLKQSFIQRVTNEQNQTITFSGAVWLKQPNLVRYDYVKPQKKTVTARGDRILILEPDLEQATRFTSEIALNIIDLWRQSYAVGEGKREAIIKNQKIAIEHEGANITKVYYTDDLDNFVEIMLSDPERDKPIDDGFFTPAIPNGWDIISQ